One genomic segment of Paenibacillus durus includes these proteins:
- the lexA gene encoding transcriptional repressor LexA, translating to MSKISSRQLAILEFIRNEVRSKGYPPSVREIGEAVGLASSSTVHGHLDRLEKKGLIRRDPTKPRAIELLGQEDSENVQQFVQTVARVPVVGKVTAGVPITATENIEDYFPLPTHYVGENKVFMLSVMGDSMIEAGIMNGDYVIVRQQQTADNGDIVVAMTEDDEATVKTFYKERDHIRLQPENPAYEPLRLNRVSILGKVIGLFRDIH from the coding sequence ATGTCAAAGATTTCGAGTCGCCAGCTGGCGATCCTGGAATTTATACGTAACGAAGTTCGCAGCAAGGGGTATCCGCCTTCCGTCCGGGAAATTGGAGAAGCGGTCGGCCTGGCCTCCAGTTCTACCGTACACGGGCATCTTGACCGGCTGGAGAAGAAAGGACTTATCCGCCGCGATCCCACGAAACCGCGCGCCATTGAATTGCTGGGCCAGGAAGACTCCGAAAATGTCCAACAATTCGTGCAGACCGTTGCCCGAGTCCCGGTTGTTGGCAAGGTGACTGCGGGTGTGCCGATTACAGCAACAGAGAATATTGAAGATTATTTCCCCCTTCCCACCCATTACGTCGGAGAAAACAAGGTCTTCATGCTTTCCGTTATGGGCGACAGTATGATTGAAGCCGGCATCATGAACGGAGATTACGTCATCGTCCGCCAGCAGCAGACCGCCGATAACGGCGATATCGTGGTCGCAATGACGGAAGACGATGAAGCTACTGTCAAGACCTTCTATAAGGAGCGCGATCATATTCGCCTGCAGCCTGAAAATCCGGCCTATGAGCCGCTCCGGCTTAACCGGGTGAGTATTTTGGGTAAAGTGATTGGATTATTCAGAGACATCCATTAA
- a CDS encoding L,D-transpeptidase, which yields MPNYRIIVDLSQRMLYLLDNDKVVRGFPVGIGKMLTQTPEGEYTIVNKQANPGGPFGAFWMGLSKPHYGIHGTNNPASIGHQVSHGCIRMYNADVLELARIVPLGTRVTIRE from the coding sequence ATGCCTAATTACCGGATCATTGTCGATTTATCCCAGCGCATGTTGTACCTTCTGGATAACGATAAAGTCGTTCGGGGCTTCCCCGTAGGAATCGGCAAAATGTTAACCCAGACACCCGAGGGCGAATACACCATTGTTAATAAGCAGGCAAATCCAGGCGGACCATTCGGCGCATTCTGGATGGGACTTTCCAAGCCCCATTACGGCATTCACGGAACCAATAATCCCGCGTCAATCGGTCATCAGGTTTCGCATGGATGTATCCGTATGTACAATGCCGATGTACTTGAGCTGGCCCGGATCGTTCCGCTGGGTACTAGAGTAACTATTCGTGAATAA
- the yneA gene encoding cell division suppressor protein YneA gives MLKYSTYRSIYNETPEAASACRSAVSSHMNPSVKNTKVIIKKACIVLKQQDVFKLMIVLLLIISGFTVVSQVFASSLSIQQEKRIVVEPGDTLWSIALKNKASDMRTVVYIDAIKRHNNLSGSDIQAGDILSIPVYK, from the coding sequence ATGTTGAAATATAGTACATACCGCAGCATTTATAATGAGACACCGGAGGCCGCCTCAGCGTGCCGGAGTGCGGTTTCTAGCCATATGAACCCATCCGTAAAGAACACTAAAGTGATCATCAAGAAAGCATGTATCGTATTGAAACAGCAAGATGTTTTTAAGCTGATGATTGTGCTTCTTCTAATTATTTCGGGATTTACCGTGGTAAGCCAAGTATTTGCCAGTTCGTTATCAATACAGCAGGAGAAGCGGATTGTAGTGGAGCCCGGCGATACACTCTGGAGTATCGCTCTTAAGAATAAAGCTTCCGATATGAGAACTGTCGTATATATTGATGCTATTAAACGACATAATAATTTGAGCGGTTCCGATATCCAGGCCGGAGATATATTATCAATTCCCGTATACAAATAA
- a CDS encoding DUF896 domain-containing protein: MNIDELVNRINELARKSKSVGLNEEELAERAKLREIYLGNVRRNFRAQLESIEIVDDKGNERDGNRNLH; this comes from the coding sequence TTGAATATAGATGAACTGGTTAATCGCATTAATGAGCTGGCGCGCAAATCTAAGAGCGTCGGACTAAACGAAGAGGAATTGGCAGAACGCGCCAAACTTCGGGAGATATATCTCGGTAATGTCCGCCGCAATTTCCGCGCTCAATTGGAGTCGATTGAAATTGTGGATGACAAAGGAAATGAACGAGACGGCAATAGAAATCTTCATTAA